In Paenibacillus kyungheensis, the following are encoded in one genomic region:
- the cobA gene encoding uroporphyrinogen-III C-methyltransferase, with translation MNRAYGTVSIIGAGPGDPELITVKALRRIQQADVIMYDRLVNDELLTYARPDAQRLFCGKAPGLHHMNQATINRTLLSYAVAGHTVVRLKGGDPLVFGRGAEEALFLAEHHIAYEIVPGITSAIGTAASASIPLTHRGVATSFACITVCRANPAIEPATIEAVSSSAPAISPAPVRWDLLAHSVDTLAIYMGVSQLDEICSQLILCGKSSVTPVALIENGTTEAERVFTGTLADITQIATTAHISNPAMIIIGEVVHIREQLIQMKHQAHQMIG, from the coding sequence ATGAATAGAGCATATGGTACAGTCAGCATTATTGGTGCAGGTCCGGGTGATCCTGAATTGATTACGGTCAAAGCATTACGGCGGATTCAGCAAGCCGATGTGATTATGTATGATCGTCTGGTGAATGATGAGTTGTTAACGTATGCCCGTCCAGATGCACAAAGACTATTTTGCGGTAAAGCACCTGGATTGCATCATATGAATCAAGCCACTATTAATCGCACACTTCTCTCTTATGCCGTAGCAGGTCATACCGTTGTTCGGCTCAAAGGCGGCGACCCCCTTGTTTTTGGACGGGGTGCAGAAGAAGCTTTATTTCTAGCAGAACATCATATTGCTTACGAAATAGTACCGGGTATCACGTCAGCAATCGGAACGGCTGCCAGTGCTTCTATTCCACTGACTCATCGCGGTGTAGCGACATCTTTTGCTTGTATTACCGTATGCCGGGCTAATCCAGCGATTGAGCCAGCAACTATCGAAGCAGTATCTTCTTCAGCACCAGCGATCTCGCCTGCTCCTGTGAGGTGGGATCTACTCGCACATAGTGTAGATACTCTGGCGATCTATATGGGTGTCAGTCAGTTGGACGAAATCTGTAGTCAATTGATTCTGTGTGGTAAATCTTCTGTAACCCCTGTCGCTCTGATCGAAAATGGCACAACCGAAGCCGAACGGGTATTTACTGGTACACTGGCTGATATCACTCAGATAGCGACAACCGCTCATATTAGTAATCCAGCGATGATTATTATCGGTGAAGTGGTTCATATCCGGGAACAATTAATACAGATGAAGCATCAAGCTCACCAAATGATCGGATAA
- the nirD gene encoding nitrite reductase small subunit NirD: MTKLHVGHIQDIDKKGSRTFLLGETEIALFHLSDGSIHAVENSCPHKKGRLSEGMVCGTAIHCPLHDWKIDLRSGKVQDPDEGCVHTYNTEVDPASGAIYITF; the protein is encoded by the coding sequence ATGACTAAATTACATGTAGGGCATATTCAAGATATCGATAAAAAAGGATCACGTACATTTCTATTAGGCGAGACTGAGATTGCTCTATTCCATCTGAGCGATGGTAGTATTCATGCAGTCGAAAATAGTTGCCCCCACAAAAAAGGGAGATTATCGGAAGGAATGGTGTGCGGAACAGCGATTCATTGCCCTTTACATGATTGGAAAATAGATTTGCGGAGTGGAAAAGTACAAGATCCTGATGAAGGCTGTGTGCATACGTACAACACCGAAGTTGATCCTGCGAGTGGAGCGATCTATATCACATTTTAA
- the nirB gene encoding nitrite reductase large subunit NirB: MTTTKKLVLIGNGMAGVWTIEHLLKLAPHAYEITIFGAEPHPNYNRILLSTVLAGGASINDIIINDHDWYRDNHITLYTGDPVIRIDADQRQVISASGLHVDYDEVIIATGSRAFIPPIPGSDKDGVIGFRDIKDCETMIATAQTHRKAAVIGGGLLGLEAARGLLNLGMDVTVIHINEHLMDRQLDLPAGLMLQEQLEAQGMKFLLGKRTVELTGKRRVTGLRFTDGESLDADLVVMAVGIRPNIDVAQSSGLTINRGIVVDDHLHTNIPHISAVGECAEHRGIGYGLVAPLYEQGAVLAKRLAGLDTAGYEGSVTSTKLKVAGVDVFSAGQFADTPQTKSLRMQDDIDSIYKKLVIQDGKLIGAVLFGDTSEGSSLFSLIKSGESIVGREKELLTGYAGGATAVSPLQRLESMADDEIVCGCNGVSKAAIGDAVLQQGCHTMGSLKACTKASASCGGCAPLVEGLLQLYAGDSAQVTVKEGMCGCTSLQRDEIVEQIKTMGLKTVKEVMNVLEWREPEGCSKCRPALNYYLGMLFPAEYEDEKESRFTNERYHANIQKDGTYSVVPRIYGGVTSPADLKKIANVAEKYNVPLVKFTGGQRLDLLGIRKEDLPKIWEELDMPSGHAYGKTLRTVKTCVGNTFCRFGTQDAMAMGIKMEKAYERLTGPAKIKLAVSGCPRNCAEATIKDLGLVAIDGGWELHVGGNGGVKVRAAELLCTVKTEEEVMEWSSAYLQYYREHARFNERTAAWIERVGLDHVKEALADQQTRLELVSRIEETLSYTSDPWKEIIAKDELRKNFEPLHQAPLTGSTTSIY; the protein is encoded by the coding sequence ATGACAACAACCAAAAAATTAGTATTAATCGGAAATGGAATGGCAGGCGTATGGACGATAGAACATTTACTGAAGCTCGCACCACATGCATATGAGATTACTATTTTTGGAGCAGAACCTCATCCTAACTATAATCGTATCTTATTATCGACTGTGCTTGCTGGTGGAGCTTCGATCAATGACATCATTATTAATGATCATGATTGGTATCGTGATAATCATATTACGCTGTACACCGGTGATCCTGTTATTCGTATTGATGCTGATCAGCGTCAGGTCATCTCTGCTTCTGGCTTACATGTAGACTATGATGAAGTGATTATTGCAACCGGTTCGCGCGCCTTTATCCCGCCTATTCCAGGTTCAGACAAAGACGGTGTGATCGGTTTTCGAGATATTAAAGACTGCGAGACGATGATAGCAACGGCTCAGACGCATCGCAAAGCGGCAGTGATCGGTGGTGGACTATTAGGGCTTGAAGCAGCTCGCGGACTATTAAACCTCGGTATGGATGTTACTGTAATTCATATCAATGAACATTTGATGGATCGTCAGCTTGATCTTCCAGCAGGTCTGATGCTACAAGAGCAGTTAGAAGCACAGGGTATGAAGTTCCTACTTGGCAAGCGTACAGTGGAATTAACAGGCAAGCGCAGAGTGACAGGGCTTCGATTCACTGATGGAGAATCGTTAGACGCTGATCTTGTCGTAATGGCAGTAGGGATTCGTCCTAATATCGATGTTGCTCAGTCCTCAGGACTAACAATCAATCGGGGAATCGTGGTTGATGATCATTTACACACCAATATCCCTCATATTTCAGCTGTAGGCGAATGTGCAGAACATCGAGGGATTGGATACGGGCTAGTGGCTCCACTATATGAACAAGGGGCTGTGCTTGCTAAGCGTCTTGCAGGACTGGACACTGCCGGATATGAAGGCTCAGTCACTTCAACCAAACTTAAAGTAGCAGGTGTAGATGTATTTTCAGCAGGGCAATTTGCAGATACTCCACAGACCAAGTCTTTACGGATGCAAGATGATATCGATAGCATTTACAAAAAATTAGTGATTCAAGATGGGAAATTGATCGGAGCGGTATTGTTTGGAGATACGTCGGAAGGCAGTTCATTGTTTTCACTGATCAAAAGTGGCGAGTCGATTGTTGGACGTGAAAAAGAATTATTGACCGGCTATGCTGGTGGTGCGACAGCCGTTTCTCCACTACAACGATTAGAAAGTATGGCAGATGATGAGATTGTCTGTGGTTGTAATGGTGTGAGCAAAGCGGCAATTGGCGATGCAGTACTTCAACAAGGCTGTCATACGATGGGTTCGCTCAAAGCTTGCACCAAAGCATCTGCATCATGCGGAGGTTGTGCTCCACTGGTCGAAGGATTGCTTCAACTATATGCTGGAGATTCCGCTCAAGTGACTGTCAAAGAAGGCATGTGTGGATGTACTTCTCTACAACGCGATGAGATTGTAGAACAGATCAAAACGATGGGTCTCAAAACTGTCAAAGAAGTGATGAATGTACTGGAATGGCGCGAACCTGAAGGTTGTTCCAAATGCCGTCCTGCCCTCAATTATTATCTAGGCATGCTGTTCCCGGCTGAATATGAAGATGAAAAAGAATCCCGTTTCACCAATGAACGTTATCACGCTAATATTCAAAAAGACGGCACCTATTCAGTGGTTCCCCGTATCTATGGCGGAGTCACCTCCCCTGCTGATCTCAAAAAAATCGCCAATGTGGCTGAAAAATATAATGTCCCACTCGTCAAATTTACCGGCGGGCAACGATTGGATCTACTCGGGATTCGAAAAGAAGACTTGCCTAAAATCTGGGAAGAATTAGATATGCCTTCCGGTCATGCTTATGGCAAAACGTTACGTACCGTCAAAACATGTGTCGGCAATACATTTTGTCGCTTCGGTACACAGGATGCAATGGCGATGGGAATCAAAATGGAAAAAGCGTATGAACGCTTAACCGGCCCTGCCAAAATTAAACTGGCTGTGTCTGGATGTCCCCGTAACTGTGCAGAAGCAACGATCAAAGATTTGGGGTTAGTCGCTATTGATGGCGGTTGGGAACTGCATGTAGGAGGCAATGGTGGGGTCAAAGTACGTGCGGCTGAACTGCTTTGTACGGTCAAAACAGAAGAAGAAGTGATGGAATGGTCTAGTGCGTATTTACAATATTATCGTGAACATGCTCGCTTTAATGAACGCACCGCAGCATGGATCGAACGTGTAGGCTTAGATCATGTGAAAGAAGCGCTTGCTGATCAACAAACTCGCTTGGAACTGGTAAGCCGTATTGAAGAAACGCTTAGTTACACTTCTGATCCATGGAAAGAAATTATCGCCAAAGATGAATTACGCAAAAACTTTGAACCGCTACACCAAGCACCATTAACCGGATCGACCACATCTATCTATTAA